Proteins co-encoded in one Drosophila kikkawai strain 14028-0561.14 unplaced genomic scaffold, DkikHiC1v2 scaffold_15, whole genome shotgun sequence genomic window:
- the LOC138929342 gene encoding uncharacterized protein — MPPTTLPPEPEREASARKAEQQGNQSMCQDHRLLSEPSAGKRARASSIRESPEEPTDLPEPINNAIIQDHSRIRAQVTMEGRPFTATLDTGASHSFISRRLAQELDDGRNHRAVRTQVKLADGTDRELTHALRTTIQLGGTRVRISVLIMADVLDGLLLGMDFLCYSGATLQCGGQTLQLQPPIQPRATETSAADSALSECATTLPRSNNMDTHPTDTVARAHAPPSTQPTDAEETAGATARVNPEPQPTSPPELPPDTQQEDLPQEHHAQRHRMAAPTHARPEGTQRHAHADAGTAPSWAGILPLPDASAVRRNPFRQTGKRVRFRAPESSTSESTPSCGMANARCSTEEEQRPSGQDGNYPEPWVEKFLERELARFDTLAGVSHIAEHSIVMRNDRPIKQRYHPRNPAMRAVIDRQIDELLRDGRIEPSRSPHSAPIVIAAKKNGDVRMCVDYRQLNENSIPDAYPLPRIHHILERLRNARYISTLDLKNGYWQIPVAPASRECTAFTVPGRGLFHWKVMPFGLHSAPATFQRALDTVIGPDMEPYAFAYLDDIIVIGATLEEHVRNLREVFRRLRAANLRLNRDKCQFFQRSLTYLGHVISEAGIQTDPEKVAAIRELPPPTNLKELRRCLGIASWYRRFVPNFADVVEPMTALLKKDRKWQWAEKQEQAFTLLKKLLTEAPILACPDFEAKFVLQTDASEYRNESSHTPAGV; from the exons ATGCCTCCTACGACACTGCCACCCGAACCCGAACGGGAAGCCAGTGCCAGGAAGGCCGAGCAACAGGGGAACCAATCGAT GTGTCAGGACCATCGACTGCTGTCGGAACCAAGCGCCGGGAAACGGGCAAGGGCCTCGAGTATCCGGGAGTCACCCGAGGAACCCACCGACCTCCCCGAGCCAATAAACAACGCCATCATCCAAGACCACAGCCGTATTCGCGCCCAAGTCACCATGGAGGGACGCCCCTTCACCGCGACTTTGGATACGGGAGCCTCTCACAGCTTCATAAGCAGACGCCTGGCACAAGAGCTGGACGACGGGAGGAACCATCGCGCAGTACGGACACAAGTAAAATTAGCAGACGGAACCGACAGGGAGCTCACGCATGCCCTACGAACCACGATCCAGCTGGGAGGGACCCGCGTCCGCATCTCTGTTCTCATCATGGCAGATGTGCTGGATGGCCTCCTGCTCGGCATGGACTTTCTATGCTACAGCGGGGCTACACTACAGTGCGGCGGCCAAACCCTCCAGCTCCAGCCACCCATTCAACCCAGAGCCACGGAGACCAGCGCAGCAGACTCGGCACTCAGCGAGTGCGCAACCACATTACCACGGAGCAACAACATGGATACCCACCCCACAGACACCGTCGCCAGAGCACACGCACCCCCGAGCACACAACCCACAGACGCAGAGGAAACGgcaggagccaccgccaggGTGAATCCGGAGCCGCAGCCCACATCGCCACCCGAGCTACCGCCAGATACACAGCAGGAAGACCTTCCACAAGAACACCACGCCCAGAGACATCGCATGGCTGCACCCACACACGCTCGCCCAGAGGGCACCCAACGCCACGCCCACGCAGACGCAGGCACCGCTCCAAGCTGGGCAGGAATCCTGCCACTCCCCGACGCATCTGCTGTCCGCCGGAACCCCTTTCGCCAAACGGGCAAGAGAGTTCGGTTCCGGGCACCAGAATCATCCACGAGCGAGAGCACACCATCTTGCGGAATGGCCAACGCCAGATGCAGCACCGAGGAGGAACAACGCCCCAGCGGCCAGGACGGGAACTACCCAGAACCCTGGGTGGAAAAGTTCCTGGAACGAGAACTAGCACGATTCGATACCCTCGCCGGCGTCTCTCACATCGCCGAGCATAGCATCGTAATGCGCAACGACCGCCCCATTAAGCAACGATACCATCCCAGGAACCCTGCAATGAGAGCCGTCATCGACCGCCAGATTGACGAGCTACTACGCGACGGGCGCATCGAGCCCTCCAGGAGCCCTCACAGTGCTCCGATAGTCATCGCCGCTAAGAAGAATGGAGACGTCAGGATGTGTGTAGACTACAGGCAACTGAACGAGAACTCCATTCCGGACGCCTACCCTTTGCCGAGGATTCATCACATCTTGGAGCGGCTTCGGAACGCTCGATATATATCCACGTTGGACCTGAAGAACGGGTACTGGCAGATCCCAGTAGCCCCAGCCAGCCGTGAGTGTACCGCCTTCACCGTTCCAGGTCGCGGCTTGTTCCACTGGAAAGTGATGCCTTTTGGTCTGCACTCGGCCCCGGCAACTTTTCAACGAGCCCTGGATACCGTCATTGGCCCGGATATGGAGCCATACGCCTTCGCATATCTTGATGATATCATCGTGATCGGAGCTACACTCGAGGAGCACGTCAGGAATCTACGCGAGGTGTTCCGCCGACTCAGAGCGGCAAATCTACGGCTGAACCGGGACAAGTGCCAGTTTTTCCAGCGCAGCCTAACGTATTTGGGCCACGTCATCAGCGAGGCCGGAATACAGACCGATCCAGAGAAGGTCGCCGCCATACGGGAGCTGCCGCCGCCAACGAATCTCAAGGAACTTCGCCGATGCCTTGGGATAGCTTCATGGTACCGTCGTTTCGTGCCCAACTTCGCGGACGTAGTCGAGCCGATGACAGCTCTACTCAAGAAGGATCGGAAGTGGCAGTGGGCTGAGAAGCAAGAACAGGCCTTCACCCTGCTGAAGAAGCTCCTAACCGAGGCTCCAATCTTAGCCTGCCCGGACTTCGAGGCGAAGTTCGTACTACAAACCGACGCGAGCGAGTACAGGAACGAGTCGTCGCATACGCCAGCCGGCGTCTAA
- the LOC138929343 gene encoding calphotin-like, translated as MPRKEQRNRHQPKQRSLPAQPAPTAPSDRDHPEAPPPLTPIQRRPHPAMGAQMAPLPPAVTGQRSRPAAKPTSAGSPPPLAPIRPQLNVDDNGTPLLATLPATTISTEPPAVAPLEPTPPVEAPTGSSSSPRISPTWCEGLSLEDMMTAILAEDGVPTPFCLDDFQAEATLPGRGRNPSPPATGAPDESMAALRISDLTTPIANNGLMVITLASDEPMTTALATDEPVTAAVAPNESMTTVLAPDEPMTSVLAQDEPMTTAVAPNEPLTAAPLEELMAALASHEPPAASPTVEPMVARHPPVAVPGTLGAVYEDISEEEIMEISSGEDEEPDLAQDAILISDEENNAGEAAANPRHHPNGTTARLMGASPAAAAATGTTNATPLGDARVCGIAAGGPPAVTLDTTLARAGGSSQGHHSTSVATGQGNHTAPTTLPHADTNAGTAASAPDRATGQRTPPRSGPPDARATLGPLLAELLASPEGPTTSADASRRATARAAAERLLQAAPTRVPPPRSADKVTAGCTMVTPRPIQRVRPLPATDEYRWRFRRAPADRDPHAPTDDRPGILRNAGRRRRAPWPEEEPNSDEEASTDSEPELEPEDWVRAPAGWTTQGGWLPAELIAQVQARLQQPVTKYLRYLIEMGDTTYRVQISRGGDRVTVLPHPRGRDGV; from the coding sequence ATGCCACGCAAGGAGCAACGCAACCGCCATCAGCCGAAGCAGCGATCGCTTCCAGCCCAGCCTGCGCCAACCGCTCCGTCCGACCGCGACCACCCCgaggcaccaccaccactgaCGCCCATCCAACGGCGACCTCACCCCGCGATGGGCGCCCAGATGGCACCACTGCCGCCGGCAGTCACTGGTCAGCGATCCCGCCCGGCTGCAAAACCGACCAGCGCCGGGTCACCACCGCCGCTGGCCCCGATCCGTCCGCAACTCAACGTCGACGATAACGGGACACCGCTGCTAGCCACACTGCCAGCTACGACGATCAGCACGGAACCACCCGCTGTCGCCCCGCTGGAGCCAACGCCGCCGGTGGAGGCCCCCACCGGATCCTCATCCTCGCCGAGGATCAGCCCGACCTGGTGCGAGGGATTGTCCTTAGAGGACATGATGACCGCGATCCTGGCCGAGGACGGGGTCCCGACACCGTTCTGCTTGGACGACTTCCAGGCAGAGGCGACGCTACCCGGACGGGGCAGAAACCCCAGTCCGCCTGCCACCGGGGCTCCCGATGAGTCGATGGCCGCACTAAGGATCTCCGACCTGACCACCCCTATCGCCAACAACGGGCTCATGGTCATCACTCTGGCCTCGGACGAGCCCATGACCACCGCTTTGGCTACCGACGAGCCCGTGACCGCCGCTGTGGCTCCCAACGAGTCCATGACCACCGTTTTGGCTCCCGACGAGCCCATGACCTCCGTTTTGGCTCAGGACGAGCCCATGACCACCGCCGTGGCCCCCAATGAGCCCCTGACCGCCGCTCCACTCGAGGAGCTGATGGCCGCCTTGGCCAGCCACGAGCCGCCGGCCGCCTCACCGACTGTCGAGCCGATGGTCGCCCGGCATCCGCCCGTAGCCGTTCCCGGAACCCTGGGAGCGGTCTACGAGGACATCTCCGAGGAGGAGATCATGGAGATAAGTTCCGGCGAAGACGAGGAGCCAGACCTGGCGCAGGACGCCATCCTCATCTCCGACGAGGAAAACAACGCCGGGGAGGCCGCGGCCAACCCACGACACCATCCCAACGGGACCACTGCCCGCCTCATGGGCGCATCACCGGCCGCGGCAGCAGCCACCGGGACCACCAACGCGACACCCCTTGGGGACGCGAGAGTCTGCGGAATCGCTGCCGGCGGACCGCCTGCCGTCACCCTGGACACCACCCTTGCCAGGGCTGGGGGCAGCAGCCAGGGACACCACAGCACCAGTGTCGCGACTGGCCAGGGCAACCACACGGCCCCCACGACTCTTCCTCACGCCGACACCAACGCCGGTACCGCCGCTAGCGCGCCCGACCGCGCCACCGGCCAGAGGACACCCCCTCGCTCGGGGCCACCTGACGCCCGCGCCACCCTTGGGCCACTCTTGGCAGAGCTGTTGGCCTCACCAGAGGGGCCCACAACATCCGCTGACGCCAGCCGACGAGCCACAGCCCGAGCCGCCGCCGAGAGGCTGCTACAAGCGGCACCTACGCGCGTCCCTCCACCGAGGAGCGCCGACAAGGTCACCGCTGGCTGCACCATGGTCACCCCCCGGCCGATACAGAGGGTACGGCCACTGCCCGCCACGGACGAATACCGCTGGCGTTTTCGCCGCGCCCCGGCAGACCGCGACCCGCACGCGCCCACCGACGACCGCCCCGGCATCCTGCGCAATGCAGGCCGTCGACGCCGCGCTCCTTGGCCTGAGGAAGAGCCAAACTCGGACGAGGAGGCATCGACGGATTCGGAACCCGAACTCGAACCGGAGGACTGGGTGCGCGCTCCTGCAGGCTGGACCACGCAGGGCGGATGGCTCCCCGCCGAGCTCATCGCGCAGGTGCAGGCGCGCCTCCAGCAGCCGGTCACCAAGTACCTGCGGTATTTAATAGAGATGGGCGACACGACGTACCGCGTCCAGATCTCACGCGGCGGAGACCGCGTCACCGTCCTTCCTCATCCCCGAGGTAGGGATGGAGTGTGA